The DNA window ATTTCTGATTTTTGATGCTTGGTTTTTTCTACAACAGTTCCCAATGTTGTTCTTTGTAGCTATAAGTCTCATGCTATTGGTACTAGTTGGATCGGTACATGTATTCCCCTTGCTTTCCAGAAAACAACAGTCTTTGAAAACGCTGATTATTACTTCATCTATCTTGGGGTTCAAGCATCTTCCAGTAAGCATTACTGTTCTTGTAATTGCCGGATTATATATCCTTTCACTGTACTATGCTCCTGTAACTATCTTTTTTTCAGCAGGATTGGTCTGTGCACTTTCAACAATGTTTGTACGAGCTCTTTATATTCGTATTGGTATCTAAAACAGTATTGATACAACATTGCATATTGGTTGGTCATATCTGAGCATCAGATTAATATTGCTTAATTTATAAATTTTTTATCATACATTCTTTACACATCTTTATCATTATATTAACAAATTTTCTTTGACATATGGGAGTAGAGAACGTAGACTTACTGATGGGATAACCCCACACTAGGAGGAAAAACATGAAAAAAATGCTACTTCTTATGACTATTTCATTAGTCGCAATAGGTATGCTCTTCGCCGGTGGTGCAGCAGAAACAGCCGCTCCTGCAAAAGCAGCTGTATCATACGAAGTAACCGAACCGATCACAATCGAATGGTGGCATGCTCTTGAGCAACAGTATTGGCCATTGGTCGAGGAAATTGTTGGAGATTTCAATAACAGCGATTCATTGGTTACTGTGGAAGCAAAATACATTGGTAACTATGCAACCGTAAACGAGACCTTGGTTGCTGCTCATGCAGCTGGAAGTGGTCTTCCCGCCCTTACTGTTGCAAACACTCCCTATGTTGCTGAATATGGTAAAGGTGGCCTTACGGAAGATCTTACCCCTTACATTGAAGCAACTGGGTATGATATCGACGACTTCGGCGAAGGTATGATTGCTGCAACCAGTTTTGAAGGGAAGCAAGTAACACTACCATTCCTTATTTCCACACAGGTTATTTACTACAACAAGACCATGGCGGACAAAGAAGGTATTGTTATTCCCAAGAAAATTGATGATCTTGATGCATTCATGAAGAAAGCAAGCAAGGTATCCAGCGATGGCACTACTGATCGCTGGGCGATCATCATCCCCGGTTGGGACCAGTGGTACTTTGAACCGATGTACCTCAATAGCGGTGTAAAGATTGTCAATGAAGATCGAGTAAGTACTGATCTTGCCGGTCCCATCTCTGTTGATCTCACCAAAAAATTCCAGAACTGGGTCAATAATGGATATACCTATTGGGCAAGTGGTACAAGTGCTTCTTCCAATATGAGACAGAATTTTGTCGATCAGAAGACATTCTCTGTTATTCATACCAGTAGCTTGTACAATCTCTATACCGGTTTGATTGGAGACAGCTTTGAACTCGGAATGGCTTGGCTTCCTGCCGGCGATACCAAGATAAGCGAGATTGGTGGAAGTGTTCTACTAATTCCTGCAAAGAATGACCAAAAGACCAAGAACGCTGCATGGGAATTCCTGCAGTACCTGATCGGTAAGGATGTTAACATGAAGTGGGCAGATGGCACTGGTTACATCCCAACGAGAAACTCAGTTCTTTCCAGTTCAGAAGGGGATGAGTTCTTGGAGAGAAAGCCTGCTTTCAAGGCAATTTTTGACAACCTTGATGAGATTAATCCAAGAATCCAGCATCCAGGTTGGAACCAATTGGCAACTATCTGGAAATCATATCTTGACCAGATTATGATCGAGGGTGTGGATGTAGAGTCCAATCTTGAATACATGGCTGAAGAGATTGATGAAGTTCTTGCAGACTCTGAGTAATGTGTCTTCATTTAGTTTTGCCGTCCGGTGCAGTGATGTACCGGCGGCATTATCTTGCTAATAAGGAATGCTTGGTACCATGAAACAACGTACTCCACTACAACGACGTATAGAATCAGGAAAGGACTTTGCAACTGTTCTTCCTGCCTTACTTTTTTTAGGGCTGTTCATTTACTATCCAGTAGTACAGGTGGTAAGAATCAGTTTCACCAATTGGAATTTGATCAATGATAATTATAAATATGTGGGACTGAAGAACTGGATCTGGTTGTTTCAGGGATCTGGCACAAAGTATCTCTTGAATTCCTTGAAAGTGACTGCACTCTTTACCCTTGGAGAACTTACCATCACCATCGTTGGGGGTATGATCTTTGCGCTTATCATGAACCGAATCACTGCATCGTTTTCCGTCATGCGTGCTCTAGTATTTCTCCCAAAATATGTAGCTATGTCCAGCGCAGCAGTTGTCTTTATATGGATATTGAATACACAGAACGGTATTCTTAACTTTTTCATTGAACAATTCGGGGGAGAACGCGTCAATTGGCTGGGTGACCGAAACCGCGCCCTGCTGTCAATTCTTATGCTTACAGGATGGAGAACAGTTGGTTATGGCATGATGATCTATATTGCTTCAATGCGAGGTATCAGCAAGAACTACTATGAAGCGGCCTCAATAGATGGTGCAAGCAAGTGGATCCAATTTTCCAGAATCACACTGCCTCTTCTTTCTCCAACTACACTTTTCCTTTTTGTAACTACTTTTATCTCTGCTATGAAGGTATTCCAATCTGTTGATGTGCTTACTAGTGGCGGACCATACCGTTCCACTGAAGTAATTGTATTCATGATTTACAAGTATGCAATGGAAGATTTCCGGATGGATCGTGCATCCACCATTGCAGTAGTCTTCTTCCTCGTGCTGCTAGCTATCACCGCTGCTACGATGAGAATATCCAATAAGAGGGTGAACTATGATGCATGATTCAATAACACAAGAGCAAGCACGATTGTTGAACGAGAGGGCTATAAAAAGGAAGCAGGTGCTCACAATCCTGCAATATGCACTGGCAGTCCT is part of the uncultured Sphaerochaeta sp. genome and encodes:
- a CDS encoding DUF624 domain-containing protein, whose translation is MNINTIFDPDNVVWAFLLKLYYLAFAGLLWFISSLPIITIGAATVSLYSYCFNVLDGNEGYVVRTFFSTFKRVFLQATMVFLLIAVCLAFLIFDAWFFLQQFPMLFFVAISLMLLVLVGSVHVFPLLSRKQQSLKTLIITSSILGFKHLPVSITVLVIAGLYILSLYYAPVTIFFSAGLVCALSTMFVRALYIRIGI
- a CDS encoding extracellular solute-binding protein, with amino-acid sequence MKKMLLLMTISLVAIGMLFAGGAAETAAPAKAAVSYEVTEPITIEWWHALEQQYWPLVEEIVGDFNNSDSLVTVEAKYIGNYATVNETLVAAHAAGSGLPALTVANTPYVAEYGKGGLTEDLTPYIEATGYDIDDFGEGMIAATSFEGKQVTLPFLISTQVIYYNKTMADKEGIVIPKKIDDLDAFMKKASKVSSDGTTDRWAIIIPGWDQWYFEPMYLNSGVKIVNEDRVSTDLAGPISVDLTKKFQNWVNNGYTYWASGTSASSNMRQNFVDQKTFSVIHTSSLYNLYTGLIGDSFELGMAWLPAGDTKISEIGGSVLLIPAKNDQKTKNAAWEFLQYLIGKDVNMKWADGTGYIPTRNSVLSSSEGDEFLERKPAFKAIFDNLDEINPRIQHPGWNQLATIWKSYLDQIMIEGVDVESNLEYMAEEIDEVLADSE
- a CDS encoding sugar ABC transporter permease, translated to MKQRTPLQRRIESGKDFATVLPALLFLGLFIYYPVVQVVRISFTNWNLINDNYKYVGLKNWIWLFQGSGTKYLLNSLKVTALFTLGELTITIVGGMIFALIMNRITASFSVMRALVFLPKYVAMSSAAVVFIWILNTQNGILNFFIEQFGGERVNWLGDRNRALLSILMLTGWRTVGYGMMIYIASMRGISKNYYEAASIDGASKWIQFSRITLPLLSPTTLFLFVTTFISAMKVFQSVDVLTSGGPYRSTEVIVFMIYKYAMEDFRMDRASTIAVVFFLVLLAITAATMRISNKRVNYDA